The Mycolicibacterium boenickei genome has a segment encoding these proteins:
- a CDS encoding 2-hydroxyacid dehydrogenase gives MPESDSSRRVLQVGPLKPSLAETLRTSYDAQVLPDGPERTAFLAEHGATIAAVVTSGRTGVDAELMSALPNLGAVVNFGVGYDTTDVEAAAARGVMVSNTPDVLSDCVADTAVGLLIDTMRQFSAADRYLRAGRWPADGNYPLTHKVSGARVGIIGLGRIGTAIATRLVAFGCPISYHNRREIADSPYQYVSSPVDLAHQVDVLIIAAAGGSGTRHLVDRDVLEALGPDGYLVNIARGSVVDEGALVDALTGGRLAGAGLDVFTDEPNVPEALLSLDNVVLLPHVGSGTVETRAAMEALTLANLDKFLESGELVTPVPMPVPAARG, from the coding sequence GTGCCCGAATCCGATTCCAGCCGCCGCGTCCTGCAGGTGGGTCCGCTCAAGCCGTCGCTCGCCGAGACCCTGCGGACCAGCTACGACGCCCAGGTGTTGCCCGACGGCCCCGAACGCACAGCGTTCCTCGCCGAGCACGGCGCCACGATCGCCGCCGTCGTGACCTCCGGGCGCACCGGGGTTGACGCCGAACTGATGTCCGCGCTGCCCAATCTGGGCGCAGTGGTGAACTTCGGGGTGGGCTACGACACCACGGATGTCGAGGCTGCCGCAGCCCGAGGCGTCATGGTCAGCAATACCCCTGACGTCCTCAGTGACTGCGTGGCCGACACCGCCGTCGGTCTGTTGATCGACACCATGCGCCAGTTCTCGGCCGCCGACCGCTACCTGCGCGCCGGGCGGTGGCCCGCCGACGGCAACTACCCACTGACCCACAAGGTCTCCGGGGCTCGCGTCGGCATCATCGGGCTGGGACGTATCGGCACCGCGATCGCCACCAGACTGGTCGCGTTCGGTTGCCCCATCAGCTATCACAATCGTCGCGAGATCGCCGACAGCCCTTACCAATACGTCTCTTCCCCGGTCGACCTCGCGCACCAGGTCGACGTCCTGATCATCGCCGCGGCCGGCGGCAGCGGCACGCGCCACCTGGTCGATCGGGATGTGCTCGAGGCTCTCGGCCCCGACGGCTACCTGGTCAACATCGCCCGCGGCAGCGTCGTCGACGAGGGCGCTCTTGTCGACGCCCTGACCGGGGGCAGGCTGGCAGGCGCAGGGCTCGACGTGTTCACCGACGAGCCGAACGTGCCCGAGGCACTGCTGTCGTTGGACAACGTGGTGCTGCTCCCCCACGTGGGGAGTGGAACCGTGGAGACTCGGGCGGCCATGGAGGCCCTGACCCTGGCCAACCTGGACAAGTTCCTGGAGTCCGGCGAGCTCGTCACCCCGGTGCCCATGCCGGTTCCGGCAGCCCGCGGCTAA
- a CDS encoding LysR substrate-binding domain-containing protein yields the protein MFSLSRLSCFIAVAEELHFGRAAERLHMTQPPLSRQIQQLESELGVHLIDRTTRSVTLTPAGVAFLPDARRILQLAEGAALNVKRVPAGDLGTVVIGFTAASAHPVLPRLFDAARQQIPDVKLELREMVTAVQIEALMTGELDLGMARPPLKRPGLVSRPLLHEQLIAALPAAHPLVEVRRQLTLNDLDGQDMIMYSPVQARYFNELLISTFTIAGATPRYVQYVTQVHTMLVLVRSGIGIALVPASTATLHPEGVVFRSIGAFRERPVELDAVWRGDSTNPALLRLLRDVLPPREWTTDDLVEDFVG from the coding sequence GTGTTCTCGCTGTCCCGGCTGTCGTGCTTCATCGCCGTCGCAGAAGAACTGCACTTCGGCCGGGCCGCCGAGCGGCTGCACATGACCCAGCCGCCGCTGAGCCGCCAAATCCAGCAGTTGGAGAGCGAACTCGGTGTGCACCTGATCGACCGCACCACCCGGTCGGTCACTCTGACGCCCGCGGGGGTGGCGTTCCTGCCCGATGCCCGCCGCATCCTGCAATTGGCCGAAGGTGCGGCGCTCAATGTAAAACGCGTTCCCGCAGGCGATCTCGGCACGGTGGTGATCGGATTCACCGCGGCGTCGGCGCATCCGGTGCTGCCCAGGCTGTTCGACGCCGCACGTCAACAGATTCCCGACGTGAAGCTCGAGTTGCGCGAGATGGTGACGGCCGTCCAGATCGAGGCGCTCATGACCGGAGAACTGGATCTCGGCATGGCACGGCCACCGCTCAAACGTCCGGGCCTGGTATCGCGACCGCTGCTGCACGAACAGCTCATCGCCGCGCTTCCGGCAGCGCACCCGCTGGTCGAAGTACGTCGACAGCTCACGCTCAACGATCTCGACGGCCAGGACATGATCATGTACTCCCCGGTACAGGCCCGCTACTTCAACGAGTTGCTGATCAGCACGTTCACCATCGCTGGAGCCACGCCGCGATACGTTCAGTACGTCACGCAGGTGCACACCATGCTGGTGCTGGTGCGCTCCGGGATCGGCATCGCCCTGGTGCCCGCGTCGACGGCCACCCTGCATCCCGAGGGCGTGGTGTTCCGCTCGATCGGCGCGTTCCGGGAACGCCCGGTCGAACTGGACGCGGTCTGGCGCGGGGACAGCACCAACCCCGCGCTGCTGCGGCTGCTGCGCGATGTGCTGCCGCCGCGGGAGTGGACCACCGACGATCTGGTCGAGGATTTCGTCGGTTAG
- a CDS encoding HNH endonuclease signature motif containing protein: MFESDASWELVLCIGDSVSEEAMLMASRMSMIGELLARRTAEVEPEDSDPGYMLVTGFSRTVAEVGAAMNVSPKVATLVVAQAEALTDRLPAVAQVLRRGQIDWATVAVIIERTELVADNGVIARLDADLAGRISGWKSWSRQRVVNAVDAAVREMDPDAIREREKAERRRFVRVRPGPDGTARLEGTLTAKAGSTFDQRLTQLANGVCAEDPRTLGQRRADAVEAMSENRALVCLCRRPECPHAEPAEPPAARVLMNVIAPQSALTGGNQPGYLAGYGVIDAEKLRELAEQAALRVIQAPTVATAEALRYQVSTALARWIRCRDITCRFPGCDRPAELCDVDHTIPFNHANPERGGLTVPWNLKCLCRQHHRLKTFHDGWRDRQLPDGTIVWTAPSGQTYTTSPGAVEIFPELTARRAPRRTKTTPRAVRIAQHRAKNHRLRPINAEARRVRKARTAEVRRRVEHNRMRATLTLFKGNRPSTSPFATWINDPYEPETLPADWQPPPPPDPGPDEPPF, encoded by the coding sequence ATGTTCGAGTCGGATGCATCGTGGGAGCTGGTCCTGTGCATCGGTGACTCCGTCAGCGAGGAGGCCATGCTGATGGCCTCGCGGATGTCGATGATCGGGGAGCTGCTGGCCCGCCGCACCGCGGAGGTCGAACCCGAGGATTCCGACCCGGGTTACATGTTGGTGACCGGGTTTTCCCGCACCGTCGCCGAAGTGGGCGCGGCCATGAACGTCTCGCCCAAAGTCGCCACACTGGTCGTTGCGCAAGCTGAAGCGTTGACCGATCGACTGCCCGCGGTGGCGCAAGTCCTTCGGCGCGGACAGATCGACTGGGCAACGGTGGCGGTGATCATCGAGCGGACAGAACTGGTCGCCGACAACGGGGTCATCGCCCGCCTGGATGCCGATTTGGCCGGCCGGATCTCGGGCTGGAAGTCGTGGTCACGGCAGCGGGTCGTCAACGCCGTGGACGCTGCGGTGCGCGAGATGGACCCCGATGCCATCCGTGAACGCGAAAAGGCTGAGCGGCGCCGCTTTGTACGGGTACGGCCCGGGCCCGACGGCACTGCACGACTGGAAGGAACGTTGACCGCGAAGGCAGGTTCGACCTTCGACCAGCGCCTGACTCAGCTGGCCAACGGAGTGTGTGCAGAGGATCCGCGCACACTGGGCCAGCGCCGAGCCGACGCTGTCGAAGCCATGTCCGAGAACCGCGCCTTGGTCTGCCTGTGCCGGCGGCCCGAGTGCCCGCATGCCGAACCGGCCGAGCCACCCGCAGCGCGGGTGTTGATGAATGTGATCGCCCCGCAGAGCGCCCTCACCGGTGGGAACCAGCCCGGCTACCTCGCCGGGTACGGCGTGATAGACGCCGAAAAGCTGCGGGAGCTGGCCGAGCAGGCCGCCCTGCGGGTAATTCAGGCCCCCACGGTGGCGACCGCCGAGGCGTTGCGGTACCAGGTATCAACCGCGCTGGCGCGCTGGATCCGGTGCCGTGACATCACCTGCCGGTTTCCGGGTTGCGACCGACCTGCCGAGCTCTGCGATGTCGACCATACGATCCCGTTCAATCACGCCAACCCGGAACGGGGCGGGCTCACAGTGCCATGGAACCTGAAATGCCTTTGCCGCCAACACCATCGTCTCAAGACGTTCCATGACGGCTGGCGCGACCGACAACTCCCCGATGGGACCATCGTGTGGACCGCGCCGAGCGGCCAGACCTACACCACCAGTCCCGGCGCCGTCGAGATCTTCCCGGAATTGACGGCGCGTCGCGCTCCACGGCGTACCAAGACCACACCTCGTGCGGTCCGAATCGCGCAGCACCGGGCCAAGAACCACCGGTTGCGTCCGATCAATGCCGAGGCCCGCCGCGTCCGGAAGGCCCGCACGGCCGAGGTACGTCGCCGCGTTGAACACAACCGGATGCGCGCCACCCTCACGTTGTTCAAGGGAAACCGCCCTAGCACCAGCCCATTCGCTACCTGGATCAACGATCCGTACGAGCCCGAAACCCTGCCCGCCGACTGGCAACCGCCACCTCCACCGGATCCAGGGCCGGACGAACCACCGTTCTGA
- a CDS encoding glucarate dehydratase family protein, which yields MPPVRITGARITPVAFADSPLLNTVGVHQPFALRAIVQVQTDVGLTGLGETYADTRHLERLWAAADAIVGHDVFSLNAIRAAIADRLRGDTAAVGTAGMITTASAVDQVFSPFEVACLDIAGHATGRPVSDLLGGAVRDAVPFSAYLFYKWAGHPGAEPDGWGEALDPDGIVAQARRIVDEYGFTAIKLKGGVFPPEEEAAAIEALRAAFPDHPLRLDPNAAWTPETSLKVAARLSGVLEYLEDPTPGLDGMADVAAQATMPLATNMCVVAFDHLAPAVAKGAVRVVLSDHHYWGGLQRSRLLAGICDTFGLGLSMHSNSHLGISLAAMVHLAAATPNLTYACDTHWPWKTEDVVRPGALEFRSGAVPVPAGPGLGVEIDDDALAALHEQYLRCGITDRDDTGYMRTVDPSFEAISPRW from the coding sequence ATGCCGCCCGTCCGTATTACCGGCGCACGCATAACACCGGTCGCGTTCGCAGACTCCCCGCTGCTCAACACCGTCGGTGTGCATCAACCGTTCGCGTTGCGGGCGATCGTCCAGGTGCAGACTGATGTAGGTCTCACCGGGCTCGGTGAGACCTACGCCGACACCCGGCATCTGGAGCGCCTGTGGGCAGCCGCGGATGCAATCGTCGGGCATGATGTGTTTTCTCTCAACGCCATTCGTGCGGCAATCGCCGATCGGCTGCGCGGAGACACGGCTGCCGTCGGCACGGCAGGCATGATCACCACCGCCAGCGCGGTCGATCAGGTTTTCTCTCCGTTCGAGGTGGCGTGCCTCGATATCGCGGGGCATGCGACCGGCCGTCCGGTATCGGATCTGCTCGGCGGCGCGGTGCGTGATGCGGTGCCGTTCAGCGCCTACCTGTTCTACAAGTGGGCCGGTCACCCCGGGGCTGAGCCAGACGGCTGGGGCGAGGCGCTCGACCCCGACGGCATCGTGGCCCAGGCCCGTCGCATCGTTGACGAATACGGTTTCACCGCAATCAAACTCAAGGGTGGCGTGTTTCCGCCCGAGGAGGAGGCGGCCGCGATCGAGGCATTGCGGGCCGCGTTCCCCGACCATCCGCTGCGGCTGGACCCGAATGCCGCCTGGACGCCAGAGACGTCGCTGAAGGTGGCCGCGCGGCTGTCGGGCGTGCTGGAGTACCTGGAGGATCCGACGCCCGGGTTGGACGGCATGGCAGACGTGGCTGCGCAGGCAACCATGCCGTTGGCCACCAACATGTGTGTGGTGGCGTTCGACCACCTGGCCCCCGCGGTCGCGAAAGGTGCGGTGCGCGTGGTGCTCTCGGATCACCACTACTGGGGCGGCTTGCAGCGGTCCCGCCTGCTGGCCGGTATCTGCGACACCTTCGGGTTGGGGCTGTCCATGCATTCCAACTCGCATCTGGGCATCAGTCTGGCTGCCATGGTGCATTTGGCGGCCGCCACACCTAATCTCACCTACGCCTGCGACACGCACTGGCCGTGGAAGACCGAAGACGTCGTGCGCCCCGGTGCCCTGGAGTTCCGATCTGGCGCAGTGCCCGTGCCAGCCGGTCCCGGACTCGGCGTAGAGATCGACGACGACGCTCTGGCTGCGTTGCACGAGCAGTACCTGCGCTGCGGGATCACCGACCGCGACGACACCGGCTACATGCGCACGGTCGATCCGTCATTTGAGGCGATCAGCCCGCGCTGGTAA
- a CDS encoding 5-dehydro-4-deoxyglucarate dehydratase, whose protein sequence is MLDGVLFFPVTPLTAAGEVDVDRLAQHIAKGVEAGPGGVFIGCGTGEFHALDPDEMRTVVRTAVDTVSGRVPVYAGAGGSIASAKAFARAAAETGADGLLLLPPYLVEMPQAGLVAYTREVSAVTDLPVVVYNRNNARYTEESAVEAALIPNVVGFKDGTGDLDRVSRIVRAVTDALEPLGKPFQFFNGLPTAEVSQQAYRAIGVTLYSSATFAFAPDVSLAFYRALETGDEPMIAALTREFYHPLVRLRDTVPGYAVSLIKAGVTLEGIPAGPVRPPLIDARPDDVAELQRILAAGRAVIDNALVH, encoded by the coding sequence ATGCTGGACGGCGTCCTGTTCTTCCCGGTAACCCCGCTCACCGCCGCTGGCGAAGTCGACGTGGATCGGCTCGCGCAGCACATCGCAAAGGGGGTCGAGGCTGGGCCCGGTGGCGTGTTCATCGGCTGTGGCACCGGAGAATTCCATGCCCTCGATCCCGACGAGATGCGCACGGTGGTGCGTACCGCCGTCGATACGGTGAGCGGGAGGGTTCCGGTGTACGCGGGCGCCGGCGGTTCCATCGCGTCGGCCAAGGCCTTCGCGCGTGCCGCCGCGGAAACCGGAGCCGACGGTCTGTTGCTCCTGCCGCCATACTTGGTCGAGATGCCGCAGGCGGGGCTGGTGGCATACACCCGTGAGGTCAGCGCGGTCACGGATCTGCCCGTCGTCGTCTACAACCGCAACAACGCCCGCTACACCGAGGAGTCGGCGGTGGAGGCGGCTCTGATCCCCAACGTGGTCGGATTCAAGGACGGCACAGGCGATCTCGATCGAGTATCACGCATCGTGCGGGCGGTCACCGACGCCTTGGAGCCGCTCGGCAAGCCGTTCCAATTCTTCAACGGGCTGCCCACCGCCGAGGTGTCCCAGCAGGCCTACCGCGCGATTGGGGTGACCTTGTACTCGTCGGCGACTTTCGCCTTCGCCCCGGATGTCTCACTCGCCTTCTACCGGGCCCTGGAAACCGGTGACGAGCCGATGATCGCGGCCCTGACGCGCGAGTTCTACCATCCGCTGGTGCGGCTCCGGGACACGGTTCCCGGCTATGCGGTCTCCTTGATCAAGGCCGGTGTCACCTTGGAGGGGATCCCGGCCGGACCGGTGCGCCCACCGCTCATCGATGCCAGACCCGACGATGTCGCTGAGCTGCAACGCATCCTGGCGGCCGGCCGCGCCGTGATCGACAATGCGCTGGTTCACTGA
- a CDS encoding aldehyde dehydrogenase (NADP(+)), translating into MTSTATLDLTGQMLIAGTPVRGTGTEIRGVDPQTGEPIEPPYAYGDHTNVEDACAAAAEAFSAYRSAPIETRARFLETIAANLESIGDALVSRAHSETGLPRPRLTGEVGRTAGQLRLFAAVLREGSWNQARIDPAQPGRTPLPRTDIRQRSVPLGPVAVFGASNFPLAFSVAGGDTASALAAGCPVVVKAHDAHPGTSELVGRAITDAVASSGLPAGTFSLLYGYGPELGAALVTDPRIKAVGFTGSRAGGMALVAAAAARPEPIPVYAEMSAVNPVFLLSGALADRGAELGRAFVGSLTLGSGQFCTNPGLVIAVDGPELETFAAAAGEAVEASAPTAMLTPGIADSFRKGVEAAEREAVLVARGAQADAPAVSCRAALFSTDATTFLASKTLQAEIFGAVGVLVRCSDAAEMLRLAKSLEGQLTATIHVDDSDHSQARELLNVLELKAGRILFNGWPTGVEVCHAMVHGGPFPSTSDSRTTSVGARAIERFLRPVCYQDAPKQLLPSAIAEGNPDGLWRRIDGQLTKD; encoded by the coding sequence ATGACCTCAACGGCGACGCTGGACCTGACCGGACAGATGCTGATCGCGGGGACGCCGGTGCGCGGCACCGGCACGGAGATCCGCGGCGTCGACCCGCAGACCGGCGAGCCCATCGAGCCCCCGTACGCATATGGCGACCACACCAATGTCGAGGACGCTTGTGCGGCCGCCGCGGAAGCGTTCTCGGCATACCGATCAGCCCCGATCGAGACGAGGGCCCGGTTCCTGGAGACGATCGCGGCCAACCTCGAGTCGATCGGTGACGCTCTGGTGAGCCGTGCGCACTCCGAGACCGGCCTGCCGCGGCCACGGCTGACCGGTGAGGTCGGGCGCACTGCGGGTCAACTCCGGTTGTTCGCCGCGGTGCTGCGCGAGGGGAGCTGGAACCAGGCACGGATCGACCCCGCGCAGCCCGGCCGAACCCCGTTGCCGCGTACCGACATTCGTCAGCGCAGCGTGCCGCTCGGCCCCGTCGCGGTGTTCGGTGCGAGCAATTTTCCGCTGGCCTTCTCGGTGGCCGGTGGCGATACCGCGTCCGCCCTGGCCGCCGGCTGCCCGGTTGTCGTCAAGGCGCACGACGCCCACCCTGGCACCTCCGAACTCGTCGGGCGGGCCATCACCGATGCCGTCGCTTCCTCCGGGCTTCCGGCCGGAACGTTCTCCCTGCTGTACGGGTACGGCCCTGAACTGGGCGCCGCCCTGGTCACCGATCCCCGGATAAAGGCGGTCGGGTTCACCGGCTCCCGCGCGGGCGGCATGGCGCTGGTTGCCGCCGCGGCGGCCCGTCCTGAACCGATCCCGGTGTACGCCGAGATGAGCGCCGTCAACCCGGTATTCCTGCTCAGCGGTGCGCTGGCCGACCGCGGTGCCGAGCTGGGACGGGCCTTCGTCGGCTCGCTGACCCTGGGCTCCGGACAGTTCTGCACCAATCCGGGTCTGGTCATCGCGGTCGACGGGCCCGAGCTGGAAACCTTCGCCGCCGCCGCGGGTGAAGCGGTCGAGGCGAGTGCTCCGACCGCGATGCTGACGCCCGGTATCGCCGACAGTTTCCGCAAGGGTGTGGAGGCAGCGGAGCGGGAGGCAGTACTCGTCGCCCGCGGAGCGCAGGCCGACGCACCCGCTGTGTCATGCCGCGCCGCACTGTTCAGCACCGACGCGACGACCTTCCTGGCCTCGAAGACACTGCAGGCCGAGATATTCGGCGCCGTCGGCGTTCTGGTGAGGTGCTCCGATGCCGCCGAGATGCTGCGGCTCGCCAAGAGCCTGGAGGGTCAGCTGACCGCGACGATCCACGTCGACGATTCCGACCACAGCCAGGCCCGTGAGCTGCTGAATGTTCTCGAGCTGAAGGCGGGCCGAATCTTGTTCAATGGCTGGCCGACCGGCGTCGAGGTCTGTCATGCCATGGTGCACGGCGGGCCGTTCCCGTCGACCTCCGATTCGCGCACCACATCGGTGGGCGCGCGCGCCATCGAGCGGTTCCTGCGGCCGGTGTGTTACCAGGACGCCCCGAAACAACTGCTGCCCAGTGCCATTGCCGAGGGAAATCCTGACGGCCTGTGGCGGCGTATCGACGGCCAACTCACCAAAGACTGA
- a CDS encoding serine hydrolase domain-containing protein has translation MDDLVHGHCDDRFHAIRDALSEAIAGREETGATIAVDINGELVVDLWGGYADAARTRPWTEDTIVNVWSSTKTVTALAGLMLIDRGLITADTPVAEYWPEFGANGKQDIEFRHLLTHSSGVSGWEPPFAIEDSYDWEKSTAALAAQAPWWEPGTASGYHALTYGHLIGEVVRRVTGMSLKEFVREEISGPLAADFQIGARPEDSHRIAEIIPSDEPMDLPLDQLSETAIKTLMGAPSPTVANTAEWRAADIGAVNGHGNARSLAQILSAISLGGTVNGVKLLQPETVESIFELHCDGPDVVLLGHPLRWGLGFGLPQPQTLSYVPDGKICFWGGWGGSWETCNPDHRATFAYVMNRMGPGVEGSARTSRYLNLFYEALG, from the coding sequence ATGGATGACCTCGTACACGGCCACTGCGACGATCGTTTTCACGCAATCCGCGACGCACTGTCGGAGGCGATCGCCGGCCGAGAGGAAACCGGCGCCACCATCGCCGTCGACATCAACGGTGAACTCGTCGTCGACCTGTGGGGCGGCTACGCCGACGCGGCGCGGACCAGGCCCTGGACCGAGGACACCATCGTCAATGTCTGGTCGTCCACCAAGACGGTGACGGCCCTGGCCGGGCTGATGCTGATCGATCGCGGCCTGATCACCGCAGACACCCCGGTGGCCGAGTACTGGCCCGAATTCGGCGCAAACGGCAAGCAGGACATCGAGTTTCGTCACCTACTGACCCACAGCTCAGGGGTGTCCGGCTGGGAGCCGCCGTTCGCGATCGAGGACAGCTACGACTGGGAGAAGTCCACGGCGGCGCTGGCCGCCCAGGCGCCGTGGTGGGAACCCGGTACCGCATCGGGCTACCACGCTCTGACGTACGGTCATCTGATCGGTGAGGTGGTGCGGCGGGTCACCGGTATGTCACTCAAAGAGTTTGTCCGTGAAGAGATCTCGGGTCCGCTGGCGGCCGACTTCCAGATCGGCGCACGGCCCGAGGACAGCCACCGCATCGCCGAGATCATCCCGTCCGACGAACCGATGGACCTGCCGTTGGACCAATTGTCCGAAACCGCGATCAAGACCTTGATGGGCGCGCCGTCACCGACGGTCGCCAACACCGCAGAGTGGCGGGCCGCCGACATCGGTGCCGTCAACGGTCACGGCAATGCGCGGTCGCTGGCCCAGATCCTCTCGGCAATCTCGTTGGGCGGCACGGTGAACGGCGTCAAGCTGCTGCAGCCCGAGACGGTCGAGTCGATCTTCGAGCTGCACTGTGACGGGCCCGACGTCGTCCTGCTGGGGCACCCGCTGCGCTGGGGTCTGGGATTCGGTCTGCCGCAGCCGCAGACCCTGTCGTATGTCCCCGACGGCAAGATCTGCTTCTGGGGCGGGTGGGGTGGCTCGTGGGAGACGTGCAACCCCGATCACCGGGCCACCTTCGCCTATGTGATGAACCGGATGGGGCCAGGGGTCGAGGGCTCCGCACGCACCAGCCGCTACCTGAACCTGTTCTACGAGGCGTTGGGCTAG
- a CDS encoding TerC family protein — translation MQVTQLEWIITLAVTIAVLLFDVVVIGRRPHEPSTRETATALSVYIGLAVAFGVFVWFFHGSQFGLEFFAGWLTEYSLSVDNLFIFLIIMASFKVPRIYQQQALLVGIILALIFRGIFIALGAVAINQFSWVFYIFGAFLVYTAINLVRDTDHDDDGDNGVVRFARKHLRTTDQWDGLKLWIHENGKRLMTPMFLVIVALGTTDLLFALDSIPAIYGLTQEPYLVFTANVFALMGLRQLYFLLGDLLKRLVYLSQGLAFILAFIGVKLVLHALHENELPFINGGEPVHVPEIPTLASLGVIVVTLAITTVASLYKTRVRDAR, via the coding sequence ATGCAGGTTACCCAGCTGGAATGGATCATCACCCTGGCGGTGACGATCGCCGTTCTGCTGTTCGACGTCGTCGTGATCGGGCGACGTCCACACGAACCCAGCACCCGTGAAACCGCGACGGCGCTGTCGGTCTACATCGGACTGGCCGTCGCCTTCGGGGTGTTCGTGTGGTTCTTCCACGGCAGCCAGTTCGGGCTGGAGTTCTTCGCCGGTTGGCTCACTGAGTACAGCCTGTCGGTGGACAACCTGTTCATCTTCTTGATCATCATGGCCAGCTTCAAGGTGCCGAGGATCTACCAACAGCAGGCCCTGCTGGTGGGCATCATCCTGGCGCTGATCTTCCGCGGCATCTTCATCGCGCTCGGTGCGGTGGCCATCAACCAGTTCTCCTGGGTGTTCTACATCTTCGGCGCGTTCCTGGTGTACACCGCGATCAACCTGGTGCGCGACACCGACCACGACGACGACGGAGACAACGGTGTGGTGCGGTTCGCCCGCAAGCACCTGCGCACCACGGACCAGTGGGACGGCCTGAAGCTGTGGATCCACGAGAACGGGAAGCGGCTGATGACGCCGATGTTCCTGGTGATCGTCGCGCTCGGCACCACCGACCTGCTGTTCGCGCTGGACTCGATCCCGGCGATCTACGGGCTGACCCAGGAGCCCTACCTGGTGTTCACCGCCAACGTGTTCGCCCTGATGGGGCTGCGCCAGCTGTACTTCCTGCTCGGTGACCTGCTCAAGCGGCTGGTCTACCTGTCGCAGGGGCTGGCGTTCATCCTCGCGTTCATCGGCGTGAAGCTGGTGCTGCACGCCTTGCACGAGAACGAACTGCCGTTCATCAACGGTGGCGAACCGGTGCACGTCCCGGAGATCCCGACCTTGGCCAGCCTCGGTGTGATCGTGGTGACGCTCGCCATCACCACCGTCGCGAGTCTCTACAAGACCCGGGTGCGGGACGCCAGGTAG